The Panicum hallii strain FIL2 chromosome 9, PHallii_v3.1, whole genome shotgun sequence genome has a window encoding:
- the LOC112874668 gene encoding serine/threonine protein phosphatase 2A 57 kDa regulatory subunit B' beta isoform-like isoform X2 has protein sequence MFNKIIKRGNRKSARGDSAEPGARPAAPSSSSGGGGGGAGGAAPVTVNHASRASAATPSSPTSPHVAPSALATNPAAGAASPPLLEPLPLLRDVAAADRPGLLLRKLRLVAAIFDLSDSLKHPREKEAKRQALLELVDYVQAPAQAAGANAPARLPDHVQEALVAAISANIFRTLPPALHESAATIDPGATPDDEEEPYLDPAWPHLQLVYDLLLRYVVSPDTDTKVAKRYVDHAFVLRLLDLFDSEDPREREYLKTVLHRIYGKFMVHRPFIRKAINNVFYRFIFETQRHNGIGELLEILGSIINGFALPMKEEHKLFLARALIPLHKPKSVAIYHQQLSYCIVQFVEKDYKLADTVIRGLLKYWPVTNCQKEVLFLGELEEVLEATQPAEFQRCMVPLFKQIGRCLNSSHFQAVRGGVATHPLQDA, from the exons atgTTCAACAAGATCATCAAGCGGGGGAACCGCAAGAGCGCGCGCGGGGACAGCGCGGAGCCAGGggcgcgccccgccgcgccctcgtcgtcctccgggggcggtggtggcggcgcggggggagccGCGCCCGTCACCGTTAACCACGCCTCCCGGGCCTCCGCCGCGACGCCGTCCTCGCCGACCTCGCCGCACGTGGCGCCGTCCGCGCTCGCGACCAACCCCGCGGCGGGGGCTgcgtcgccgccgctcctcgAGCCGCTCCCGCTCCTCCGCGatgtcgccgccgccgaccgcccGGGGCTTCTCCTCCGCAAGCTCCGCCTCGTCGCCGCTATCTTCGACCTCTCGGACTCGCTCAAGCATCCGCGGGAGAAGGAGGCCAAGCGCCAGGCGCTCCTCGAGCTCGTCGATTACGTGCAGGCCCCCGCGCAGGCCGCGGGTGCCAACGCGCCCGCGCGCCTCCCGGACCACGTCCAGGAGGCGCTCGTCGCCGCCATCTCCGCCAACATCTTCCGCACACTTCCGCCTGCGCTGCACGAGTCCGCTGCGACGATCGACCCCGGTGCCACACCTGATGACGAGGAGGAGCCCTACCTCGACCCCGCCTGGCCGCACCTCCAGCTCGTCTATGATCTACTGCTCCGGTATGTCGTGTCTCCTGACACCGACACCAAGGTTGCCAAGCGGTACGTGGACCATGCCTTCGTGCTCCGCCTCCTCGACCTCTTTGACTCCGAGGATCCCCGTGAGCGTGAGTACCTCAAGACTGTGCTCCACCGCATCTATGGCAAGTTCATGGTACACCGCCCATTCATCCGCAAGGCCATCAACAATGTGTTCTACCGGTTCATCTTTGAGACGCAGCGCCACAATGGCATAGGGGAGCTCCTTGAGATCCTTGGAAGCATCATTAATGGCTTTGCCTTGCCAATGAAGGAGGAGCACAAGCTGTTCCTTGCCCGTGCTCTCATCCCCCTGCACAAGCCCAAGTCTGTTGCAATCTACCATCAGCAGCTATCCTACTGTATTGTTCAGTTCGTTGAGAAGGACTACAAATTAGCAGATACTGTGATCAGGGGACTGCTCAAATACTGGCCAGTCACAAATTGCCAGAAGGAGGTGTTGTTTCTGGGAGAGCTAGAAGAAGTGCTCGAGGCGACACAGCCTGCAGAGTTCCAGCGTTGCATGGTGCCACTCTTTAAGCAGATTGGCCGGTGCCTTAACAGTTCTCATTTCCAG GCGGTAAGGGGAGGCGTGGCCACCCACCCCCTTCAAGACGCCTAG
- the LOC112878150 gene encoding target of rapamycin complex subunit wat1-like, which translates to MAQPSVILATASYDHTIRFWEAKSGRCYRTIQYPDSQVNRLEITPDKRFLAAAGNPHIRLFDVNSNSPQPVISYDSHTSNVMAVGFHCDGNWMYSGSEDGTVRIWDLRTATCQREYESRAAVNTVVLHPNQKELISGDQNGNIRVWDLAANSCSCELVPEVDTAVRSLTVMWDGSMVVAANNRGTCYVWRLLKGTQTITCFEPLHKLQAHDGYILKCLLSPEFCDPNRYLATASSDNTVKIWNVDGFKLERTLVGHQRWVWDCVFSVDGAYLITASSDTTARLWTMSTGEAIRVYQGHHKATVCCALHDGAESAPS; encoded by the exons ATGGCGCAACCTTCTGTCATTCTAGCAACTGCAAGCTATGATCACACGATCAGGTTTTGGGAAGCCAAGAGCGGTCGCTGTTATCGCACGATTCAGTATCCAGACTCT CAAGTTAATCGCCTTGAGATAACCCCAGACAAGCGTTTTTTAGCTGCTGCTGGCAATCCTCATATCCGTCTTTTTGACGTTAACTCCAATAGCCCTCAACCG GTAATTAGCTATGATTCACATACTAGTAATGTTATGGCTGTGGGGTTCCATTGTGATGGGAACTGGATGTACTCAGGTTCAGAGGATGGTACTGTACGAATCTGGGATTTAAG GACTGCGACTTGTCAGCGAGAATATGAAAGTCGAGCAGCTGTCAACACAGTAGTCCTACACCCAAATCAG AAAGAATTAATATCTGGTGATCAAAATGGAAACATACGTGTGTGGGATTTGGCTGCTAATTCATGCAGCTGTGAGTTG GTACCAGAGGTGGATACTGCTGTAAGATCTCTGACAGTCATGTGGGATGGGAGTATGGTGGTTGCTGCAAATAACCGTGGGACATGTTATGTTTGGCGCCTACTTAAGGGTACACAG ACAATTACCTGCTTTGAACCCCTCCACAAATTGCAAGCCCATGATGGCTACATTCTGAAGTGCCTACTTTCGCCAGAATTCTGCGATCCTAACAG GTATCTTGCAACAGCATCATCTGACAACACTGTAAAGATTTGGAATGTTGATGGCTTCAAGTTAGAAAGAACTTTAGTAG GTCATCAACGCTGGGTTTGGGATTGCGTGTTCTCAGTTGATGGTGCTTATTTGATTACCG CTTCATCTGATACTACCGCGAGATTGTGGACGATGTCGACTGGAGAGGCAATCAGGGTGTACCAGGGACATCACAAGGCAACCGTCTGTTGTGCTCTACATGATGGGGCTGAATCAGCTCCCTCATAA
- the LOC112874668 gene encoding serine/threonine protein phosphatase 2A 57 kDa regulatory subunit B' alpha isoform-like isoform X1 yields MFNKIIKRGNRKSARGDSAEPGARPAAPSSSSGGGGGGAGGAAPVTVNHASRASAATPSSPTSPHVAPSALATNPAAGAASPPLLEPLPLLRDVAAADRPGLLLRKLRLVAAIFDLSDSLKHPREKEAKRQALLELVDYVQAPAQAAGANAPARLPDHVQEALVAAISANIFRTLPPALHESAATIDPGATPDDEEEPYLDPAWPHLQLVYDLLLRYVVSPDTDTKVAKRYVDHAFVLRLLDLFDSEDPREREYLKTVLHRIYGKFMVHRPFIRKAINNVFYRFIFETQRHNGIGELLEILGSIINGFALPMKEEHKLFLARALIPLHKPKSVAIYHQQLSYCIVQFVEKDYKLADTVIRGLLKYWPVTNCQKEVLFLGELEEVLEATQPAEFQRCMVPLFKQIGRCLNSSHFQVAERALFLWNNDHIVSLIAQNRGAIFPIIFEALERNIQSHWNQAVHGLTANVRKMFLDMDSELFEECQQQYMEKQAKAKEIQEQRESAWRQLEAVAAKAAGDDMVLVN; encoded by the exons atgTTCAACAAGATCATCAAGCGGGGGAACCGCAAGAGCGCGCGCGGGGACAGCGCGGAGCCAGGggcgcgccccgccgcgccctcgtcgtcctccgggggcggtggtggcggcgcggggggagccGCGCCCGTCACCGTTAACCACGCCTCCCGGGCCTCCGCCGCGACGCCGTCCTCGCCGACCTCGCCGCACGTGGCGCCGTCCGCGCTCGCGACCAACCCCGCGGCGGGGGCTgcgtcgccgccgctcctcgAGCCGCTCCCGCTCCTCCGCGatgtcgccgccgccgaccgcccGGGGCTTCTCCTCCGCAAGCTCCGCCTCGTCGCCGCTATCTTCGACCTCTCGGACTCGCTCAAGCATCCGCGGGAGAAGGAGGCCAAGCGCCAGGCGCTCCTCGAGCTCGTCGATTACGTGCAGGCCCCCGCGCAGGCCGCGGGTGCCAACGCGCCCGCGCGCCTCCCGGACCACGTCCAGGAGGCGCTCGTCGCCGCCATCTCCGCCAACATCTTCCGCACACTTCCGCCTGCGCTGCACGAGTCCGCTGCGACGATCGACCCCGGTGCCACACCTGATGACGAGGAGGAGCCCTACCTCGACCCCGCCTGGCCGCACCTCCAGCTCGTCTATGATCTACTGCTCCGGTATGTCGTGTCTCCTGACACCGACACCAAGGTTGCCAAGCGGTACGTGGACCATGCCTTCGTGCTCCGCCTCCTCGACCTCTTTGACTCCGAGGATCCCCGTGAGCGTGAGTACCTCAAGACTGTGCTCCACCGCATCTATGGCAAGTTCATGGTACACCGCCCATTCATCCGCAAGGCCATCAACAATGTGTTCTACCGGTTCATCTTTGAGACGCAGCGCCACAATGGCATAGGGGAGCTCCTTGAGATCCTTGGAAGCATCATTAATGGCTTTGCCTTGCCAATGAAGGAGGAGCACAAGCTGTTCCTTGCCCGTGCTCTCATCCCCCTGCACAAGCCCAAGTCTGTTGCAATCTACCATCAGCAGCTATCCTACTGTATTGTTCAGTTCGTTGAGAAGGACTACAAATTAGCAGATACTGTGATCAGGGGACTGCTCAAATACTGGCCAGTCACAAATTGCCAGAAGGAGGTGTTGTTTCTGGGAGAGCTAGAAGAAGTGCTCGAGGCGACACAGCCTGCAGAGTTCCAGCGTTGCATGGTGCCACTCTTTAAGCAGATTGGCCGGTGCCTTAACAGTTCTCATTTCCAG GTTGCTGAGCGTGCATTGTTCTTGTGGAACAATGATCACATTGTAAGCTTGATAGCCCAAAATCGTGGTGCTATATTTCCAATCATATTTGAAGCACTTGAGAGGAATATACAGAGCCACTGGAATCAAGCCGTTCATGGTCTCACTGCAAATGTGCGTAAGATGTTTTTGGATATGGACAGTGAGCTATTTGAAGAGTGCCAACAGCAATACATGGAGAAACAAGCAAAAGCTAAAGAGATCCAAGAGCAACGAGAATCTGCATGGAGACAATTGGAAGCTGTTGCTGCCAAGGCTGCTGGAGATGACATGGTTTTGGTCAACTAG